One genomic segment of Leishmania major strain Friedlin complete genome, chromosome 6 includes these proteins:
- the DHFR-TS gene encoding dihydrofolate reductase-thymidylate synthase codes for MSRAAARFKIPMPETKADFAFPSLRAFSIVVALDMQHGIGDGESIPWRVPEDMTFFKNQTTLLRNKKPPTEKKRNAVVMGRKTWESVPVKFRPLKGRLNIVLSSKATVEELLAPLPEGQRAAAAQDVVVVNGGLAEALRLLARPLYCSSIETAYCVGGAQVYADAMLSPCIEKLQEVYLTRIYATAPACTRFFPFPPENAATAWDLASSQGRRKSEAEGLEFEICKYVPRNHEERQYLELIDRIMKTGIVKEDRTGVGTISLFGAQMRFSLRDNRLPLLTTKRVFWRGVCEELLWFLRGETSAQLLADKDIHIWDGNGSREFLDSRGLTENKEMDLGPVYGFQWRHFGADYKGFEANYDGEGVDQIKLIVETIKTNPNDRRLLVTAWNPCALQKMALPPCHLLAQFYVNTDTSELSCMLYQRSCDMGLGVPFNIASYALLTILIAKATGLRPGELVHTLGDAHVYRNHVDALKAQLERVPHAFPTLIFKEERQYLEDYELTDMEVIDYVPHPAIKMEMAV; via the coding sequence ATGTCCAGGGCAGCTGCGAGGTTTAAGATTCCGATGCCGGAGACGAAGGCAGACTTTGCTTTCCCCTCCCTGCGCGCCTTCTCCATCGTCGTGGCCCTCGATATGCAGCACGgcatcggcgacggcgagtcGATCCCGTGGCGGGTGCCGGAGGACATGACGTTCTTCAAGAACcagacgacgctgctgcgcaacaAGAAGCCGCCGACGGAGAagaagcgcaacgccgtcgtgATGGGCCGCAAGACTTGGGAGAGCGTCCCGGTAAAGTTCCGACCACTCAAGGGACGGCTGAACATCGTGTTATCCTCGAAGGCCACCGTCGAGGAGCttctggcgccgctgccggagggacagcgcgcggcggcggcgcaggatgtggtggtggtgaacgGCGGTCTGGCCGaggcgctccgcctcctcgcacgCCCGCTGTACTGCAGCTCCATCGAGACAGCGTATTGCGTCGGTGGTGCGCAGGTTTACGCGGACGCCATGCTGTCGCCGTGCATCGAGAAACTGCAGGAAGTGTACCTGACCCGCATCTACGCGACGGCGCCTGCGTGTACGCGCTTCTTTCCGTTTCCGCCCGAGAACGCGGCCACGGCGTGGGACCTGGCGTCGTCTCAGGGACGCCGCaagagcgaggcggagggccTCGAGTTCGAGATCTGCAAGTACGTGCCGCGCAACCACGAGGAGCGGCAGTACCTTGAGCTGATTGACCGCATCATGAAGACGGGGATCGTGAAGGAGGACCGCACCGGCGTGGGCACCATCAGCCTCTTCGGCGCCCAGATGCGCTTCTCCCTACGCGACaaccgcctgccgctgctgacgacGAAGCGTGTCTTCTGGCGCGGCGTgtgcgaggagctgctgtgGTTCCTGCGCGGGGAGACgagtgcgcagctgctggcagACAAGGACATTCACATCTGGGACGGCAACGGTTCGCGCGAGTTTCTCGACAGCCGCGGCTTGACAGAGAATAAGGAGATGGACCTCGGCCCTGTCTACGGCTTCCAGTGGCGCCACTTCGGGGCAGATTACAAGGGGTTTGAAGCGAACTACGACGGCGAAGGGGTGGACCAGATCAAGCTCATCGTGGAGACCATCAAGACGAACCCGAACGACCGCCGCCTCCTAGTCACTGCCTGGAACCCGTGCGCGCTGCAAaagatggcgctgccgccgtgccacTTGCTTGCTCAGTTCTACGTGAACACAGACACGAGCGAGCTATCCTGCATGTTGTACCAGCGCTCGTGTGACATGGGTCTTGGCGTCCCCTTCAACATTGCCTCCTACGCGCTGCTCACCATCCTCATTGCCAAGGCGACGGGTCTGCGGCCTGGTGAGCTTGTGCACACCCTCGGCGACGCCCACGTCTACCGCAACCACGTTGATGCCCTCAAGGCGCAGCTCGAGCGAGTCCCGCACGCGTTCCCGACCCTCATCTTcaaggaggagcggcagtACCTCGAGGACTACGAGTTGACGGACATGGAGGTGATCGACTACGTTCCACACCCGGCGATCAAGATGGAGATGGCCgtatag
- the PRMT7 gene encoding putative arginine N-methyltransferase, type III, with amino-acid sequence MPPKQTSAGGAKKKTSTAATRNNRHAHPQADIGFLPPGAKYPAEASWNHHEHQQRNSASYNKQGDRDRNKDFDYRFEQHIFVPPRLRRVPAALVEAVNDFHYAMMNDLPRNEFYYNMLKKHIVPGESGVLEIGAGSGLLSMMAAKLNAKWVVAVEGSSEMASLARSNIATNRLQDKVKVLNMLSTELKPCDLPEPPSILVSEIFGTLLLGESALDYIADARQRLLPKTAKILPQHGVQYAVPIECETLGQICAVSSWNGIDLSHVMALQDTTSVVFTKQYGFRMSSVPFRRLADPIPLLTINFAETKRSTFKKVFPVEVPATASGTAHAWLFYWISTDGEEVMSTAPEDTLHNFSRDMQWGQALQLIDAGTNSHTPTALSMSAGEFYKFDCALSSDRVVMSLKYTGSSSAAALLKADANEAEKRRETESEQQWLPPSE; translated from the coding sequence atgCCGCCGAAGCAGACTTCCGCCGGGGGCGCCAAGAAGAAGACGTCGACGGCCGCGACCCGTAACAACCGACACGCGCACCCGCAAGCAGACATCGGCTTCCTGCCGCCAGGTGCGAAGTACCCAGCTGAGGCTTCCTGGAACCACCAtgagcaccagcagcgaaaCTCGGCCTCCTACAACAAGCAGGGGGACCGCGACCGCAACAAAGACTTCGACTACCGCTTCGAACAGCACATCttcgtgccgccgcggctgcgtcgcgtgccggcggcgctcgtCGAGGCCGTTAACGACTTCCACTACGCGATGATGAACGACCTGCCGCGCAACGAGTTCTACTACAACATGCTGAAGAAGCACATCGTGCCTGGCGAGTCGGGCGTGCTCGAGATCGGCGCCGGGTCGGGTCTGCTGTCGATGATGGCGGCGAAGTTGAATGCGAAGTGggtcgtggcggtggaggggTCGTCGGAGATGGCGTCGCTGGCGCGTTCAAACATTGCAACGAACAGGCTGCAGGACAAGGTCAAGGTGCTGAACATGCTAAGCACGGAGCTGAAACCGTGTGATCTGCCGGAGCCGCCGAGCATCCTCGTCTCCGAGATCTTCGGCACACTACTGCTCGGCGAGAGCGCGCTCGACTACATTGCGGATGCCCGGCAGCGCCTACTTCCGAAGACAGCGAAGATTctgccgcagcacggcgTGCAGTACGCTGTGCCCATCGAGTGCGAGACGCTGGGTCAAATCTGCGCCGTCTCCAGCTGGAACGGCATCGACCTCTCGCACGTCATGGCGCTGCAGGACACGACGAGTGTCGTCTTCACCAAGCAGTACGGCTTCCGCATGAGCTCCGTGCCattccgccgcctcgccgacCCCATCCCGCTGCTGACGATCAACTTTGCCGAGACGAAGCGCAGCACTTTCAAGAAGGTCTTCCCGGTGGAggtgccggcgacggcgagcggGACGGCGCACGCGTGGCTCTTCTACTGGATCTccaccgacggcgaggaggtgatgTCGACGGCACCCGAGGACACCCTGCACAACTTCTCGCGCGACATGCAGTGGGgccaggcgctgcagcttaTCGATGCCGGCACGAACTCGCACACACCGACCGCGCTGTCGATGTCCGCGGGTGAGTTTTACAAGTTTGACTGCGCGCTGTCAAGCGACCGCGTCGTCATGAGTCTAAAgtacaccggcagcagcagtgcagcagcactacTGAAGGCGGACGCCAACGAGGCCGAGAAGCGACgcgagacagagagcgagcagcagtggctgccgccgagcgAGTGA
- a CDS encoding putative acyl-coenzyme a dehydrogenase: protein MRTTLKGMMTRCTAPLRNAKSADLGTFFGASMPAAQSAAGFSFGLTEQQLQYQETARNFAKEKMIPVAAEYDRSMKYPHDVYKQAWELGLTNMHIPTKYGGLGASVMDGLVVQEELAYACSGMATAFEGNSLAEAPLLIAGTDVQNAKYLSRMVEEPLLAAYCVTEPTGGSDVAGMKTVAKKEGDKWVINGSKMWITNGGVANWYFVLARSEGGFTGFIVDADTPGVSLGQKEVMLGQRCSDTRSIMFENVVVPEENVVGEVGKGFQVAMRVFDFTRSAVAISAVGLARRATDEATKYARERVTMGKPIAQHQAVAFMLAEMAAGVEACRLMTYRAGWETDQGRRNTYYASCAKMMASNLAEKCSTNAVQIFGGNGYNTGYPVEKLYRDCKIFSIYEGTTQIQHAIIGRYVTGMRC, encoded by the coding sequence ATGCGCACCACTTTGAAAGGGATGATGACGCGgtgcacggcgccgctgcgcaatGCCAAGTCGGCGGACTTGGGCACGTTCTTCGGCGCCTCGATGCCCGCAGCCCAGTCCGCGGCCGGGTTTTCGTTCGGTCTCACGgaacagcagctgcagtaCCAGGAGACGGCGCGCAACTTCGCCAAGGAGAAGATGATCCCTGTCGCGGCGGAGTACGACAGGTCGATGAAATACCCCCACGATGTGTACAAGCAGGCGTGGGAGCTTGGCTTGACTAACATGCACATCCCTACAAAGTACGGCGGCCTCGGTGCGAGTGTCATGGACGGCTTGGTGGTGCAGGAGGAGCTCGCCTACGCGTGCTCGGGCATGGCGACTGCGTTCGAGGGCAACAGCCTCGCCGAAGCGCCGCTCCTCATCGCCGGCACGGACGTGCAGAACGCTAAGTACCTCAGCCGCATGGTCGaagagccgctgctggctgcgTACTGCGTGACGGAGCCGACGGGTGGGTCGGACGTGGCTGGCATGAAGACGGTTGCGAAGAAGGAGGGCGACAAGTGGGTCATCAACGGCTCCAAGATGTGGATCACGaacggcggcgtggcgaaCTGGTACTTCGTGTTGGCGCGCAGCGAGGGTGGTTTCACTGGCTTCATCGTGGACGCCGACACGCCTGGCGTGTCGCTCGGGCAGAAAGAAGTGATGCTTGgccagcggtgcagcgacaCGCGCAGCATTATGTTCGAGAACGTGGTGGTGCCGGAGGAGAACGTCGTGGGCGAGGTAGGCAAGGGCTTCCAGGTGGCCATGAGGGTGTTTGACTTTACTCGTTCTGCGGTCGCCATCAGCGCTGTCGGGCTGGCCCGCCGCGCCACGGACGAGGCGACGAAGTACGCCCGCGAGCGCGTGACAATGGGCAagccgatcgcgcagcatCAGGCCGTCGCGTTCATGTTGGCAGAGATGGCGGCTGGCGTAGAGGCGTGCCGGCTCATGACGTACCGCGCTGGCTGGGAAACGGATCAAGGACGCCGCAATACGTACTACGCTTCATGCGCCAAGATGATGGCGTCCAACCTTGCCGAGAAGTGCTCGACGAACGCGGTGCAGATCTTCGGGGGCAACGGCTACAACACAGGCTACCCGGTGGAGAAGCTCTACCGTGACTGCAAGATCTTCTCGATCTACGAGGGCACGACGCAGATCCAGCACGCAATCATCGGTCGTTACGTGACGGgcatgcgctgctga